The following coding sequences are from one Mycolicibacterium aichiense window:
- a CDS encoding phosphotransferase family protein — MRDRLASQGISGLRPLAGGASSLTFAGDLADRRVVVKVAPPGHAPIAHRDVLRQARIIQALQGTAVPVPEILFDDAGEPPDIPPLFVMSFSPGTSVEPLFGPDDAGAETAVAERFHRAAHTLGVLHRLSPAEFGLTGEPVIAPAAEVDKWCRTLETVDPALAPGWQQVAHALHVATPPPIAPAIVHGDFRLGNLLADEQGITAVIDWEIWSVGDPRVDVGWFLINSDPDTYRRATPYRGTTPPVRELVADYRDAVGRHVPDLEWFQALACFKSTATWSLIVKHNRRRMTADPSLEAMAEALPGLLNRAAHYLA; from the coding sequence TTGCGGGACCGCCTTGCCTCCCAGGGGATTTCCGGGCTGCGGCCGTTGGCCGGTGGGGCCTCGAGCCTGACCTTCGCCGGTGACCTCGCCGATCGTCGTGTCGTGGTGAAGGTCGCCCCGCCCGGCCACGCGCCCATCGCGCACCGTGATGTTCTTCGTCAGGCCAGAATCATCCAGGCCCTGCAGGGCACGGCGGTGCCGGTGCCGGAGATCCTGTTCGACGACGCGGGCGAACCACCGGACATACCACCGCTGTTCGTGATGTCGTTCTCCCCCGGAACGTCGGTGGAGCCGCTGTTCGGCCCCGACGACGCCGGTGCGGAGACCGCGGTCGCCGAGCGGTTTCATCGTGCCGCCCACACTCTGGGTGTGCTGCACCGGCTGTCACCTGCCGAGTTCGGCCTGACCGGCGAACCGGTCATAGCCCCGGCTGCCGAGGTCGACAAATGGTGTCGCACATTGGAAACGGTGGATCCGGCGCTCGCGCCCGGTTGGCAACAGGTTGCGCACGCATTGCACGTCGCGACCCCGCCCCCGATCGCGCCGGCTATCGTGCACGGCGACTTTCGATTGGGCAACCTGCTGGCCGACGAGCAGGGCATCACCGCTGTGATCGACTGGGAGATCTGGTCGGTCGGCGACCCGCGTGTCGACGTCGGCTGGTTCCTGATCAACTCCGACCCGGACACCTATCGGCGAGCCACCCCGTACCGCGGGACGACCCCGCCGGTGCGCGAATTGGTCGCCGATTACCGGGATGCGGTGGGAAGGCACGTACCCGACCTCGAGTGGTTCCAGGCGCTTGCCTGTTTCAAGTCGACGGCCACCTGGTCGCTGATCGTCAAACACAACCGGCGCCGGATGACAGCCGACCCCTCGTTGGAGGCGATGGCCGAGGCCCTGCCCGGCTTACTCAACCGAGCGGCCCATTACCTGGCTTGA
- a CDS encoding HNH endonuclease signature motif containing protein has product MGLIDGVLEALDDVVEALAAVDLEGLSPPDRFRVLQRLETARRRQVAVSHAVVGRLEQVEGCPPVPITLADVLRISPREAKRRMRDAEQVAPRRALTGEPLPPLLPETSKAWHDGQLDGEHLKVIQKFFRDLPDHVPTVEVERAERTLAEHAQTMRPDQLDKIAHRLALHLNPDGTFSDDDRARKRGFVWCGGQQVDGMSVGRLIATPELRALLDGWFTKFAAPGVCNPADQTPTLTPSEDVADRDLRSHAQRQHDALTALVRGQLGDPKLGQHNGLPVTVIVSATLQDLQAKTGHAVTATGTLLPIPDVIRMASHAYHYLALFDGMRGQALWLGRTKRVASADQRIMLHSKERGCTRPGCDAPGYLTEVHHVDEWAQGGLTNIDTLTLACPADHRLLDHGWKTRKLANGNTEWIPPPQLPLTAGTNTYHHPERLLAKDAEKD; this is encoded by the coding sequence ATGGGTTTGATCGACGGCGTGTTGGAGGCGCTCGACGATGTCGTCGAGGCGTTGGCCGCAGTCGATCTCGAGGGGTTGTCACCGCCGGATCGGTTCAGGGTTCTGCAGCGGTTGGAGACCGCGCGACGCCGGCAGGTCGCAGTGTCGCACGCGGTGGTGGGGCGGTTGGAGCAGGTCGAGGGCTGCCCGCCGGTACCGATCACCCTGGCCGATGTGTTGCGGATCAGTCCGCGGGAGGCCAAACGCCGCATGCGGGATGCCGAGCAGGTGGCGCCGCGGCGGGCGTTGACCGGTGAGCCGCTGCCGCCGCTGCTGCCCGAGACCTCCAAGGCCTGGCACGACGGGCAGTTGGATGGCGAGCATCTGAAGGTGATCCAGAAATTCTTCCGTGACTTGCCCGATCATGTCCCGACGGTGGAGGTCGAGAGGGCCGAACGCACACTGGCCGAGCACGCCCAAACGATGCGGCCCGATCAGTTGGACAAGATCGCCCACCGGTTGGCGCTGCACCTCAACCCGGACGGGACGTTCTCCGATGACGACCGCGCCCGCAAACGCGGCTTCGTCTGGTGCGGTGGGCAACAAGTCGACGGGATGAGTGTGGGCCGGCTGATCGCCACGCCGGAGTTGCGGGCGCTGCTCGATGGGTGGTTCACCAAGTTCGCCGCACCCGGGGTGTGCAACCCCGCCGACCAGACCCCCACCCTCACCCCATCCGAGGATGTGGCCGACCGCGACCTGCGCAGCCACGCCCAACGCCAACATGACGCGTTGACCGCACTGGTGCGCGGTCAGCTCGGGGATCCGAAACTCGGTCAGCACAACGGGTTACCCGTCACGGTGATCGTCTCGGCCACCCTGCAGGACCTGCAGGCCAAGACCGGGCACGCGGTCACCGCCACCGGAACCCTGCTACCCATCCCCGACGTCATCCGGATGGCCAGCCACGCCTACCACTACCTGGCCCTGTTCGACGGGATGCGCGGGCAGGCGTTATGGCTGGGCCGCACCAAACGGGTGGCATCGGCTGATCAGCGGATCATGCTGCACAGCAAGGAACGCGGTTGCACCCGCCCGGGATGTGACGCACCGGGCTATCTCACCGAGGTCCACCACGTCGACGAATGGGCCCAGGGCGGGCTGACCAACATCGACACCCTCACCCTGGCCTGCCCGGCCGATCACCGACTCCTCGACCACGGCTGGAAAACCCGAAAACTCGCCAACGGCAACACCGAATGGATCCCCCCACCACAACTCCCACTCACCGCAGGCACCAACACCTACCACCACCCAGAACGCCTGCTTGCCAAGGACGCCGAAAAGGACTAG
- a CDS encoding acyl-CoA dehydrogenase family protein, translated as MSWDFSTDPDWADQLKWVEEFVRSECEPIDYIVSESHDLTDPVRQALIPPLQQIVKDRGLWATHLGPHLGGPGYGQVKLALLNEILGRSECAPIVFGSQAPDSGNSEILAHYGTPELKERYLEPLLDNRIISCFSMTEPQGGADPKIFETTAVQDGDHWVINGEKWYSSFASKASFIIVMAMTDPDAAPYDRYSMFVLPGGTPGINVLRDVGLGYQPLGGGGREGYVRYENVRVPADHMLGPRGGAFVVAQTRLGGGRIHHAMRTVGLVRRIFDMICEREVSRYTQGSVLADKQMVQEMVADSWMEIEAFRLLTLQTAWKIDQYNDYKAVRADISAVKAMMQKVLHDVSARALQIHGSLGTSHEMPFVQYLTESFVLGLADGPTEVHKVTLARLLLKNREPAPDLFPSEHLLRLRAAAEEKFADRLAGIPRG; from the coding sequence ATGTCATGGGACTTCTCCACCGATCCGGATTGGGCTGATCAACTGAAGTGGGTCGAGGAATTCGTCCGCTCGGAGTGCGAGCCGATCGACTACATCGTCTCCGAATCGCATGACCTCACCGACCCGGTACGCCAGGCGTTGATTCCGCCGCTGCAGCAGATCGTCAAAGACCGCGGCTTATGGGCCACTCACCTGGGCCCGCATCTCGGCGGCCCGGGCTACGGGCAGGTGAAATTGGCGCTGCTCAATGAGATCTTAGGCCGGTCCGAGTGCGCGCCAATCGTTTTCGGTTCGCAGGCGCCGGACTCGGGCAACAGTGAGATCCTCGCGCACTACGGCACGCCGGAGCTCAAGGAGCGTTATCTCGAGCCGCTCCTGGACAACCGCATCATCTCCTGCTTCTCGATGACCGAACCTCAGGGTGGCGCCGATCCCAAGATCTTCGAGACCACCGCTGTGCAAGACGGCGACCATTGGGTCATCAACGGCGAGAAGTGGTATTCGTCGTTCGCGTCCAAAGCGTCGTTCATCATCGTGATGGCGATGACCGACCCCGATGCCGCGCCGTACGACCGGTATTCGATGTTCGTGCTGCCCGGCGGCACCCCCGGGATCAACGTGCTGCGCGATGTCGGGCTGGGTTACCAGCCGCTCGGGGGCGGCGGCCGCGAGGGCTACGTGCGGTACGAGAACGTGCGTGTCCCCGCCGACCACATGCTTGGCCCGCGCGGTGGTGCGTTCGTGGTGGCGCAAACCCGGTTGGGTGGCGGTCGAATTCACCACGCGATGCGGACCGTCGGCCTGGTGCGGCGGATATTCGACATGATCTGCGAGCGGGAAGTGTCGCGCTACACGCAGGGCAGCGTGCTGGCGGACAAGCAGATGGTGCAGGAGATGGTCGCCGACTCCTGGATGGAGATCGAGGCGTTCCGGCTGCTGACTTTGCAGACCGCGTGGAAGATCGACCAGTACAACGACTACAAGGCGGTACGGGCCGATATCTCGGCCGTCAAGGCGATGATGCAGAAGGTGTTGCACGACGTCTCGGCGCGCGCACTGCAGATTCACGGTTCGCTGGGTACCAGCCACGAGATGCCGTTCGTGCAATACCTGACCGAGTCGTTCGTGCTGGGGCTCGCCGACGGGCCGACCGAGGTGCACAAGGTGACCTTGGCCCGGCTGCTGCTGAAGAACCGCGAACCGGCGCCGGATCTGTTTCCCTCCGAACACCTCTTGCGATTGCGAGCCGCCGCCGAAGAGAAGTTCGCCGACCGGCTGGCCGGCATTCCGCGCGGCTAG
- a CDS encoding enoyl-CoA hydratase/isomerase family protein, whose amino-acid sequence MTETLELETPAPGVLLIRLNRPKQLNAINEVMRDELALTVAAAGRDQSVHAVVITGAGRGFCSGIDIRHFGPGMLDANAPAIDRLRFQEAMAGLVRAVADLPQPVIAAVNGACVGAGLALSLAADIRICSTAATFGNAAILLGLSGAEMGMSYHLPRIVGAGVAADWMLTGRTVPAEEADRRGLVSHLVEPEELVERSVDIARRVAELAPFGVQLTKRALQVNIAAAGLGPALELENRNQVLSHATDDAADRRSTWS is encoded by the coding sequence ATGACCGAGACCCTCGAGCTCGAGACGCCGGCGCCCGGCGTCCTTCTGATCCGGCTCAATCGCCCGAAGCAACTCAACGCGATCAACGAGGTCATGCGCGACGAGCTTGCGCTCACCGTGGCTGCGGCGGGGCGGGACCAGTCGGTACATGCGGTGGTGATCACCGGTGCCGGTCGCGGCTTCTGTTCGGGGATCGACATCCGTCACTTCGGCCCGGGCATGCTCGATGCCAACGCCCCCGCCATCGACCGGCTGCGCTTCCAGGAGGCGATGGCGGGTCTGGTGCGCGCGGTCGCCGACCTGCCGCAACCGGTGATCGCGGCGGTCAACGGAGCGTGCGTGGGCGCAGGATTGGCGCTGAGCTTGGCCGCCGATATCCGGATCTGTTCCACCGCAGCCACATTCGGCAACGCTGCGATCCTGCTCGGACTGTCGGGCGCGGAGATGGGGATGAGCTATCACCTGCCCCGGATCGTCGGGGCGGGGGTGGCCGCGGACTGGATGCTCACCGGCCGCACCGTGCCTGCTGAGGAAGCGGACCGTCGCGGGCTGGTCAGCCACCTGGTGGAGCCCGAGGAGCTGGTCGAGCGATCCGTGGATATCGCCCGTCGGGTCGCCGAACTGGCGCCGTTCGGAGTTCAGCTGACAAAGCGTGCGCTGCAGGTCAACATCGCCGCCGCGGGGCTGGGCCCGGCGCTGGAGCTGGAGAACCGCAATCAGGTTCTCAGCCACGCGACCGATGACGCGGCCGACCGCCGATCCACCTGGTCGTAA
- a CDS encoding acetyl-CoA C-acetyltransferase, producing MRDALILDAVRTPRGRGRPDGALHGIHPQDLLAQCLTATVDRLGFDPAAVDDVIAGNGILAGEHGDDIARLSLLLAGWPQTVPGMTLNRFCGSGQQAVTVAAAGIAGGQQDLVVAGGVESMSRWNVGVGTPTIDGANPAFRRLYPTVPQGISADLIASVEGFGRADVDAFAVASQDRAAAAIAGGYFDRSIIAVLGGDGEIAADRDEHPRPGTTVEKLATLPPAFERMGAANLDGENLSFDEICLSRYPDVARIDHVHHAGNSSGVVDGAAVVTLSSADWARAHGAVPRARIRATAAIGSEPIIMLTAPGPAAERALAKAGMTIGDIDLWEINEAFAAVPLKTIRDLRLDPERVNVNGGAIALGHPIGATGAMLIGTVLDELERRDRTTGVVTMCTGGGMGTATVIERV from the coding sequence ATCAGAGACGCGCTCATTCTCGACGCGGTGCGCACTCCTCGCGGCCGGGGTCGCCCGGACGGCGCGCTGCACGGCATCCATCCGCAGGATCTGTTGGCGCAGTGCCTCACCGCGACGGTCGATCGGCTGGGCTTCGATCCCGCCGCCGTGGACGACGTAATTGCGGGCAACGGAATCTTGGCGGGGGAGCACGGTGATGACATCGCCAGACTGTCGCTGCTGCTGGCCGGCTGGCCACAGACGGTCCCCGGAATGACGTTGAACCGGTTCTGTGGGTCCGGACAACAAGCCGTCACAGTGGCGGCCGCCGGGATTGCCGGTGGCCAACAGGATCTGGTGGTGGCCGGCGGCGTGGAGTCGATGTCACGGTGGAACGTCGGTGTCGGAACGCCGACCATCGACGGCGCGAATCCGGCGTTTCGGCGACTGTACCCGACCGTGCCGCAGGGTATTTCGGCCGATTTGATCGCCTCGGTGGAAGGATTCGGCAGAGCGGACGTCGACGCATTCGCGGTCGCCAGTCAGGACCGCGCCGCAGCGGCGATCGCGGGCGGATACTTCGACCGGTCGATCATCGCGGTGCTGGGCGGTGATGGCGAGATCGCCGCGGACCGCGACGAGCATCCTCGGCCGGGAACGACAGTGGAAAAGCTGGCCACGCTGCCGCCCGCCTTTGAACGCATGGGCGCAGCGAACCTGGACGGCGAGAACCTCAGCTTCGACGAGATCTGCTTGAGCCGGTACCCCGATGTGGCGCGCATCGACCACGTGCACCACGCGGGCAACTCCTCGGGCGTCGTCGACGGTGCCGCGGTGGTGACGCTGTCATCAGCTGACTGGGCGCGGGCTCACGGTGCGGTGCCGCGCGCGCGGATTCGCGCCACCGCGGCGATTGGCAGCGAGCCGATCATCATGCTCACCGCACCCGGCCCGGCGGCCGAGCGCGCTCTGGCCAAGGCCGGAATGACAATCGGCGACATCGATCTCTGGGAGATCAACGAGGCGTTCGCCGCAGTGCCGCTCAAGACGATTCGCGATCTGCGCCTGGATCCGGAACGGGTCAACGTCAACGGCGGAGCGATCGCGCTCGGACATCCGATCGGGGCAACCGGGGCCATGTTGATCGGCACAGTGCTCGACGAGTTGGAACGTCGCGACCGCACCACCGGCGTGGTCACCATGTGTACCGGCGGCGGAATGGGTACGGCGACCGTCATCGAGCGGGTGTGA
- a CDS encoding TetR/AcrR family transcriptional regulator has protein sequence MASARRIGAPDAKNRAVLLDAAEQLLIEEGYAAVTSRRVAEKAGLKPQLVHYYFRTMDDLFLEIFRRYADQGMEAHRVALASPQPLWALWRFGINPDASRLTMEMAALANHRKALRTEMSRYAELFREQQREVFVTALDRHGVLPSEVPPVVWSILLTGLSTVVMLGEALGVTAGHAETMELVERYLTLMEGPPQSVEDSAHQWRSEQSAPLGPEFSATTTPSTASTQ, from the coding sequence ATGGCATCGGCGCGGCGGATAGGTGCGCCCGACGCGAAGAATCGCGCGGTGCTGTTGGACGCCGCTGAACAGCTGCTGATCGAAGAGGGCTACGCGGCGGTGACCTCACGCCGGGTCGCCGAGAAAGCGGGACTGAAGCCGCAACTCGTGCACTACTACTTCCGCACGATGGACGACCTGTTCCTGGAGATCTTCCGCCGCTACGCCGATCAGGGAATGGAAGCCCACCGGGTGGCGCTGGCCTCGCCGCAACCCTTGTGGGCGCTGTGGCGATTCGGGATCAACCCGGACGCGAGCCGTCTGACCATGGAGATGGCGGCGCTGGCCAATCATCGCAAGGCGCTGCGCACCGAGATGTCGCGATACGCCGAGCTGTTCCGCGAGCAGCAGCGCGAGGTGTTCGTGACCGCCCTGGACCGGCACGGGGTGCTGCCCAGCGAAGTGCCGCCGGTGGTGTGGTCGATCCTGCTGACCGGCCTGTCGACGGTGGTGATGCTGGGCGAGGCGCTCGGCGTGACCGCGGGCCACGCGGAGACCATGGAACTGGTCGAGCGCTACCTCACGCTGATGGAAGGTCCGCCGCAGTCGGTGGAAGACTCAGCTCACCAGTGGCGCAGCGAGCAGAGCGCGCCCTTGGGGCCGGAGTTCTCCGCGACGACGACGCCGTCGACCGCAAGCACGCAGTGA
- a CDS encoding cytochrome P450: MTDFATVDFLTDQSLVPDPYPYYDYLREQSPVLRLEPHGFVAVTGYEEALEVYKNADAFSNIVALGGPFPPLPFTPEGDDLNAQIDAHRQQFPMYEHMVTMDPPDHTKARSLLSRLLTPKRLKENEDFMWRLADRQLDEFLSLGCSEFLAEYAKPFSLLVIADLLGVPEEDHKEFRTVLGADRPGARVGNLDQETMVLNPLEFLDEKFCAYLEDRRRNPRGDVLTDLASATYPDGSIPEVIDVARTATFLFAAGQETTAKLLSAAIKALVERPDLQQALRKDRSLIPTFVEESLRLESPVKSDSRLARRSTTLGGMNIKAGTVVMVLPGAANRDPRRFTDPHEFQVRRPNVREHIAFGRGAHSCPGAPLARVEGRVSLERMLDRMGEITIDEEFHGSAENRRYNYEPTYILRGLADIHVRFTGRG; this comes from the coding sequence ATGACCGATTTCGCCACCGTTGACTTCCTCACCGATCAGTCGCTGGTTCCCGACCCCTACCCGTACTACGACTATCTGCGTGAGCAGAGCCCGGTGTTGCGACTTGAGCCGCACGGATTCGTCGCCGTCACCGGCTACGAAGAAGCCCTTGAGGTCTACAAGAATGCCGATGCCTTCTCCAACATCGTGGCTCTCGGCGGCCCGTTCCCGCCCCTGCCGTTCACCCCGGAGGGCGACGACCTCAACGCGCAGATCGACGCGCACCGCCAACAGTTCCCCATGTACGAGCACATGGTGACGATGGACCCGCCCGACCACACCAAGGCGCGTTCACTGCTCAGCCGCTTGCTGACGCCCAAGCGCCTCAAGGAGAACGAGGACTTCATGTGGCGGCTGGCCGATCGCCAGCTCGACGAGTTCCTCTCGCTGGGTTGCAGCGAGTTCCTTGCCGAGTACGCAAAACCGTTCTCGCTGTTGGTAATTGCGGACCTGCTCGGCGTCCCCGAAGAGGACCACAAGGAATTCCGCACGGTGCTCGGCGCCGATCGGCCGGGCGCCCGGGTCGGAAACCTCGACCAGGAGACGATGGTCCTCAACCCGCTGGAGTTCCTCGACGAGAAGTTCTGCGCCTACCTCGAAGACCGTCGCCGCAACCCCCGCGGGGATGTCCTGACGGACCTGGCGAGCGCGACGTACCCGGACGGATCGATCCCGGAGGTCATCGACGTGGCCCGCACCGCGACGTTCCTGTTCGCCGCCGGGCAGGAGACCACCGCCAAGCTTCTGTCGGCGGCGATCAAGGCTCTGGTGGAGCGGCCCGACCTGCAGCAGGCGCTGCGCAAGGACCGCAGTTTGATCCCGACCTTCGTCGAGGAGTCACTGCGCCTGGAAAGCCCGGTCAAGAGTGACTCCCGGCTGGCCCGCCGGAGCACGACGCTCGGCGGCATGAACATCAAGGCCGGCACCGTCGTCATGGTGTTGCCCGGTGCGGCCAACCGAGATCCGCGGCGGTTCACCGACCCCCACGAATTCCAGGTCCGCAGGCCCAACGTCCGCGAGCACATCGCGTTCGGCCGCGGTGCCCACTCCTGCCCCGGCGCACCGCTGGCGCGGGTGGAGGGACGGGTCTCGCTGGAACGCATGCTGGACCGGATGGGCGAGATCACCATCGACGAGGAGTTCCACGGCTCGGCCGAGAACCGTCGATACAACTACGAGCCGACATACATCCTGCGCGGGCTGGCCGACATCCACGTCCGGTTCACCGGCAGAGGCTGA
- a CDS encoding MlaD family protein gives MLTRFVRTQLIIFTIASIVGVAIMMFAYVQLPTLLGLGRITVTLDLPATGGLYQFSNVTYRGLQVGKVTSVELTDTGAQATLSLDTSPKIPADLKAEVRSMSAVGEQYVELLPRNDKAPYLQDGSVIPVGSTSIPQSVGPMLDQVSKLMDTIPKDKLSQLLGETYQAFNGTGYDFGSLLDSGATITRDVNGIADNTRALIDDARPFIGAQEMTTDSIRTWAQSLAGITEQVADNDPQFRSILRDGPGFAQETSRLLEQIKPTLPLLLANMTTFGQIFLTYNKSIEQLLVLVPPFVAQIQTYLPSNSPAGLPNGDFALGLGDPAACTVGFMPPSSWRNPADTSVIDTPDDLYCKLPQDSPVAVRGARNYPCIEHPGKRAPTVELCNDPKGFQPLAQRQHVTGPYPIDPNLIAQGIPVDSRVLPDSNIYGPLQGTPLPPGVSAPPPGAPPIDSPPPNFAGTGPGPLLPGQPIYETPPVTPPGPQGDIGPAPINLPGPENMLPPDLQPPPPPESDVPQVTPSSFSPAGHKAPALQVAKYDPRTGQYMGSDGTLYRQTNLAKPATTWQDMLQS, from the coding sequence ATGCTCACACGGTTCGTACGCACCCAGCTGATCATCTTCACGATCGCCTCGATCGTCGGCGTGGCCATCATGATGTTCGCCTACGTCCAGTTGCCCACCCTGCTGGGATTGGGCAGGATCACGGTCACGCTCGACTTGCCCGCTACCGGCGGTCTGTACCAGTTCAGCAATGTGACGTATCGGGGCCTGCAGGTCGGCAAGGTGACCTCGGTCGAGCTCACCGATACCGGCGCCCAGGCGACGCTGTCGCTGGATACCTCACCGAAGATCCCAGCCGACCTCAAGGCCGAGGTACGCAGCATGTCGGCGGTGGGTGAGCAGTACGTGGAATTGTTGCCTCGCAATGACAAAGCGCCGTATCTGCAAGACGGTTCCGTCATTCCGGTCGGCAGCACGTCGATCCCACAATCGGTGGGCCCGATGCTCGACCAGGTGAGCAAGCTGATGGACACCATCCCCAAGGACAAGCTCAGCCAACTGCTCGGTGAGACCTACCAGGCGTTCAACGGCACCGGCTATGACTTCGGTTCACTCCTCGACTCGGGAGCGACAATCACCCGCGACGTCAACGGGATCGCCGACAACACCAGGGCTTTGATCGACGACGCCCGCCCGTTCATCGGGGCGCAGGAAATGACCACCGACTCGATCCGAACCTGGGCGCAGAGCCTGGCCGGTATCACCGAGCAGGTGGCCGACAATGACCCGCAGTTCCGGTCGATCCTGCGTGACGGTCCCGGCTTCGCGCAGGAGACCTCACGGCTGCTCGAGCAGATCAAGCCGACGCTGCCGTTGCTCTTGGCGAACATGACGACATTCGGTCAGATCTTCCTGACGTACAACAAGTCCATCGAGCAGCTGCTGGTGCTCGTTCCTCCGTTCGTCGCCCAGATCCAAACCTACCTACCAAGCAACAGTCCCGCGGGCCTGCCGAACGGTGACTTCGCCTTGGGCCTCGGCGATCCCGCGGCGTGCACGGTCGGGTTCATGCCGCCGTCGTCGTGGCGCAACCCGGCCGATACCTCGGTCATCGACACACCCGATGATTTGTACTGCAAACTGCCGCAGGACTCGCCGGTCGCGGTTCGCGGTGCGCGCAACTATCCGTGCATTGAACATCCGGGTAAGCGGGCGCCGACAGTCGAGCTGTGCAACGACCCCAAAGGTTTTCAGCCGTTGGCTCAGCGGCAACATGTGACCGGTCCCTATCCGATCGACCCGAACCTGATAGCCCAGGGCATTCCGGTGGACAGCCGAGTGCTACCGGATTCCAACATCTATGGGCCGCTGCAGGGCACGCCGCTGCCGCCGGGGGTGAGTGCGCCGCCGCCCGGTGCCCCGCCGATCGACTCGCCACCACCGAACTTCGCGGGCACCGGACCGGGTCCGCTGTTGCCCGGTCAGCCGATCTACGAAACCCCGCCGGTGACACCACCCGGCCCGCAGGGCGATATCGGCCCCGCGCCGATCAACCTGCCGGGACCGGAGAACATGCTGCCGCCCGACCTGCAGCCGCCACCGCCGCCGGAATCTGATGTTCCGCAGGTGACTCCGAGTTCGTTCAGTCCAGCCGGCCATAAGGCGCCCGCCTTGCAGGTCGCCAAGTACGATCCGCGTACCGGTCAGTACATGGGCAGCGACGGCACGCTCTACCGCCAGACGAACCTGGCCAAGCCGGCGACGACGTGGCAGGACATGCTGCAGAGCTGA
- a CDS encoding MCE family protein: MISGKALQRAVITGSCVALATSACAFQGVNSLPLPGAVGRGSDADVYHAEVANIATLEPNSPVMMNDVVVGSVRKLTVKNWHADVEFSVKPDVVVPANAVVSVGQTSLLGSMHLSLNTPIGQGPSGKLNPGATISLNASSTYPTTEQTLASLAAVVNGGGLGQIGDVIHNFSTAVTGNEAAFRDLITRLDTFVGTLDGQRDNIVSVIQSLNRMASTFAGQRDDLSRALQKIPPAIDVLIKERPTLTTALQKLGTFSDTANRLVNESQADLVANLKNLEPAIKAFADVGPDLDALLEYAIHFPFTQSFMDRAIRGDYYNLFATIDLTIPRLKRTLMLGTRWGDASAQLVPAPGDPAYLNYTYDPLKTGVAPPPPDGLDDNPPVTPPPAAIAAAGPILPLVPPSPTGPPGTQIYTQEQLAATGVQPIFAGPYGAPANPPANTPPAASTGGGG; this comes from the coding sequence ATGATCAGCGGAAAAGCCCTGCAGCGGGCTGTGATCACCGGGTCCTGCGTTGCGCTGGCCACCAGTGCGTGTGCGTTCCAGGGCGTCAACTCGCTGCCACTGCCCGGCGCCGTGGGCCGCGGGTCCGATGCCGACGTCTATCACGCCGAGGTCGCGAATATTGCGACCCTGGAACCGAACTCGCCGGTCATGATGAACGACGTCGTCGTCGGTAGCGTGCGGAAGCTAACGGTCAAGAACTGGCACGCCGACGTCGAATTCTCGGTCAAGCCCGATGTTGTCGTGCCGGCGAACGCTGTGGTCAGCGTCGGCCAGACCAGCCTGCTCGGTTCCATGCACCTGTCGTTGAACACTCCGATCGGCCAAGGGCCGAGCGGGAAGCTCAATCCGGGCGCGACTATCTCGCTGAATGCATCCTCGACCTATCCGACCACCGAGCAGACACTGGCCTCGCTGGCGGCTGTGGTCAACGGCGGCGGGCTGGGCCAGATCGGCGATGTCATCCACAACTTCAGCACTGCTGTCACCGGCAACGAGGCTGCGTTCCGCGACTTGATCACCCGACTGGACACGTTCGTAGGAACGCTGGACGGCCAGCGCGACAACATCGTCTCGGTGATTCAGTCACTCAATCGGATGGCATCGACGTTTGCCGGGCAGCGTGACGATCTGAGTCGGGCGCTGCAGAAGATTCCGCCGGCCATTGATGTACTCATCAAGGAAAGGCCAACGCTCACAACGGCTTTGCAGAAGCTCGGTACCTTCAGCGACACGGCGAACCGACTGGTCAACGAGTCGCAGGCCGACCTGGTGGCCAACCTGAAAAACCTGGAACCGGCGATCAAGGCGTTCGCCGACGTGGGGCCAGACCTGGACGCGTTGCTCGAGTATGCGATCCACTTCCCGTTCACCCAGAGCTTCATGGACCGCGCTATCCGAGGTGACTACTACAACCTGTTCGCCACCATCGACCTGACCATCCCGCGGTTGAAGCGCACGCTGATGCTCGGGACGAGGTGGGGAGACGCCAGCGCACAGCTCGTTCCCGCGCCCGGCGATCCGGCATATCTCAACTACACCTATGACCCGCTCAAGACGGGAGTTGCGCCCCCGCCACCTGATGGCTTGGACGACAATCCGCCGGTGACACCGCCGCCGGCGGCGATCGCCGCCGCGGGCCCGATCCTGCCTCTTGTGCCACCGTCGCCGACCGGGCCCCCGGGGACGCAGATCTACACCCAGGAGCAACTGGCCGCCACGGGAGTGCAACCGATTTTCGCCGGACCCTATGGGGCCCCGGCAAATCCGCCGGCCAACACACCGCCGGCGGCGTCGACGGGAGGGGGCGGCTGA